One genomic region from Bacteroidia bacterium encodes:
- a CDS encoding glycosyltransferase gives MKIVIIGPAHPLRGGIADFNHALAKELQQQNHVVSIISFSLQYPSILFPGKTQYTNSAPPNNLQIHSKINSIYPLNWLKTAKWIAQEIKPDLIIARFWIPFLAPALGTILKAVRKRTKCHVIGLCDNVIPHEKRPFDHLLIRYFVQHCDSFVVMSKQVMNDLRKFTDKPAICLPHPIYNIYHPRIDQLKARQELNIPAHEKILLFFGFIRKYKGLDLLLEALPKVKQQVKLVIAGEFYGNQKYYLDRIDQLRLHDKIYLHANFIPENKVHVYFSACDVVVQPYLSATQSGVSQVAYFFGKPMIVTDVGGLSEIVLDQKTGLVCPVIYTKAGTVDIAQTSSLLAKCLDDFFAMPYTAMEEFILSADFQQKFSWTNFAQRIVSITV, from the coding sequence ATGAAGATTGTCATTATTGGACCTGCGCATCCTTTGCGTGGTGGTATAGCCGATTTTAATCATGCCTTAGCAAAAGAACTCCAGCAACAAAATCATGTAGTCAGTATTATATCTTTTAGCTTACAGTATCCAAGTATTTTGTTTCCAGGTAAAACACAATATACAAACAGTGCCCCTCCTAATAATCTGCAAATACATTCAAAAATTAACAGCATTTATCCCTTAAATTGGCTAAAAACAGCAAAGTGGATAGCCCAAGAAATAAAACCCGATCTAATTATTGCTCGCTTTTGGATACCTTTTCTCGCCCCTGCCTTAGGTACAATACTCAAAGCTGTACGCAAACGTACAAAGTGCCACGTAATAGGTTTATGTGATAATGTCATTCCTCATGAAAAGCGCCCTTTTGACCACCTTTTGATACGGTATTTTGTCCAACATTGCGATAGCTTTGTAGTAATGTCTAAACAAGTAATGAACGACCTACGCAAATTCACAGATAAACCTGCCATTTGCTTGCCCCATCCTATTTACAACATTTATCACCCCCGAATAGACCAACTTAAAGCACGCCAAGAGTTGAACATTCCCGCACACGAAAAAATTCTGCTTTTTTTTGGCTTTATTCGCAAGTATAAAGGTTTAGACTTGTTACTAGAAGCGCTGCCTAAGGTAAAACAGCAAGTAAAGTTAGTAATTGCAGGGGAGTTTTACGGCAATCAAAAGTATTACCTTGACAGAATAGACCAGCTGCGTTTGCATGACAAAATTTACCTACACGCAAATTTTATTCCCGAAAATAAAGTCCATGTATATTTTTCGGCTTGTGATGTTGTAGTGCAGCCTTATCTTTCTGCTACTCAAAGTGGTGTAAGCCAAGTAGCATATTTTTTTGGTAAGCCCATGATAGTTACAGATGTAGGCGGATTAAGTGAGATTGTTCTTGACCAAAAAACAGGTCTTGTTTGTCCTGTAATTTACACCAAAGCTGGCACAGTTGATATTGCACAAACTTCTTCTCTTTTAGCCAAATGCCTTGATGATTTTTTTGCGATGCCATATACGGCTATGGAAGAGTTCATTTTATCTGCTGATTTTCAGCAAAAATTTTCATGGACTA